From the genome of Bartonella sp. M0283:
GTTACCCTTTTTTAGTTTTGCCGTTCAATTCAAGAGTTCTGATATTGGCATATCATTTTTCCCGACACGTAGGTTTTTAGCACATGTCCTTGAAAACGTGCATTTTCGAACGGGGTATTTTTCGAACGCGAATGCAGCATATCAAGAGTTAAAACCCACGGTTCATCAAGATCAACCAGTATGAAATCGGCAGCTTTTCCGGGTTTTAGACTGCCCGCGTCGATTTCCAGAATCTTTGCAGGATTGGTAGAGAGCAAAGCGGCAATTTTTAAAAGTGATAATGATTGGTCATGATAGAGTCGCAAAGCGGCAGCAAGTAACGTCTCCATCCCCACAGCACCGGCTTCTGCATCTTCGAAGGGTAAACGTTTTGTATCAGCACCTTGAGGATCATGGCTTGATACAATCATATCGATCGTTCCATCGCGGACAGCTTCAATCATGGCATGGCGATCATCTTCTGATCTGAGCGGCGGCGAAAGGCGGAAGAATGTCCGATATTCGCCAATGTCATTTTCATTCAATGTCAGATTATTGATTGATACTCCGGCCGTTACATTATCCAATTTTTGTTTTGCCTGGCGTATGGCATCTGCCGACATTGCGGTGGACAACTCGGCTGCATGATAGCGACAACCGGTCAAAGCTGCCAATCGCAAATCTCTTTCGAGAGGAATCACTTCCGCCTCTTTTGGAATACCTGCAAGGCCAAGCCAGCTTGAAAGCAGCCCTTCATTCATAACGCCTGTACCTGTCAGCCACTTGTCCTGTGTTTCATGGATAATGAGCGCATCAAAGTCATGAGCGTAAGTCATGGCACGTCTGAGAACCAAAGAATTTTCGATTGTTTTATGTCCGTCAGTAAAAGCGATGGCGCCGGATTCTTTCAGCAGCCCGAATTCTGTCATTTCCTGACCATCCAGTTGCTTTGTAATTGCTGCCGAAGGATAAACATGAACGCAGGCATTATCGCGAGCGGTCTGCTTTACAAATTCGACAAGTGCGACATCGTCAATGACCGGATGGGTGTCTGGCATCATAACAAAAGACGTAACGCCACCCGCAGCAGCGGAATTGCTTGCCGATTGGATTGTCTCGCGGTGTTCGTTACCGGGTTCGCCTACGTAAACGCGGGCATCAACCAGTCCCGGCAGGATTGCCTTTCCGTGGGCATCAAAAACCTCGGCCCCTTCAGGCGTTCCCTGATTTTGAGCCGCAGCACCACAAGCTTTTATAATACCATCAACGACGATGAGCGTTCCTATTTCGTCTTTGTCACATGAAGGATCAACGATACGGGCATTTTTGTAAACGATCGACTGCGTCATTGATTTTCTCCTTCGCTGCGACGCGGATCCAAAAGAGCCTCGATAACAGCCATTCTGACAGCAACTCCCATTTCAACTTGTGTGTGGATAACGCTTTGCGGACCATCAGCAATGTCGGATGCAATTTCTACTCCCCGATTAATCGGTCCGGGATGCATAACAATACAATCTTTTTTTGCCAGTCCAAGTTTTTGTTTATCAAGACCGAAAAACCGGAAATATTCTCTAACGGAAGGAATAAACGCCCCCGACATACGTTCGCGCTGCAGACGAAGCATCATAACAACATCTGCATCTTTTATCCCCTCCTGCATGTTTGTAAAAACATCCACGCTCATATTGTCTATCTCGTTGGGAAGAAGCGTTGTAGGGGCAACAGCACGCACACGAGCTCCTAGTGCATTGAGACTGAGGATATTGGAGCGGGCCACACGCGAATGCAAAATGTCGCCACAGATAGCCACAGTCAAACCATCGATTCGTCCTTTTGCACGCCGGATTGTAAGAGCGTCAAGCAATGCCTGCGTGGGATGTTCATGGGCGCCGTCACCGGCATTAACGACCGAGCAACTCACTTTTTGTGCAAGCAATGCGGCCGCACCGCCGGATTTGTGTCGGATAACGAGAATATCGGGATGCATGGCATTCAAAGTCATTGCTGTATCAATAAGCGTTTCGCCCTTTTTTACCGACGAATGGCTTACCGCCATATTCATCACATCGGCTCCAAGCCTTTTTCCTGCAAGTTCGAATGAGGATTGTGTCCGCGTCGAATTTTCAAAAAAAAGATTAATTTGTGTTCGCCCGCGCATGGACGTTTTTTTCTTGTCAAGTTGTCGCGATATTGCGACATTGGCATCAGCGCGGTCGATCAACGTTGTCAGGTCGCGCGCAGTTAAGCCTTTAATGCCTAAAAGATGCCGGTGGGGAAAAATGGGGAATGAAGTTGTTTGTGTCATGATGAAAATTTCCTGAAGAAACTGACTGACACTACAACAAGGCTTGCTTTTTATGCAATGTCTGTTTTAACCGCACGAAAACTAAATGTGTTTATATGGATCGATCTATATATTTGACTTAAAATGAAATTCGGGAAAAAATTGTGAGCACTTTGCCTAATCAGAATATGATGCGAAAAAATGCGTTCTTGGACGATGCGGTTTTGTTCCGTTTTTCGTCGCTTTTACCGACTCCGTTGCTGGCAGGATTCGAGGAAATCGGTGCATTTGTTGCCAGTCGTGAGGCGCAAGATCTTGCAAGGCTGGCCAATATCCATCGTCCGGTATTGAGACGGGAAAACGAGTGGGGTGACGGCATACAACAATTGGAAACGCACCCTGCCTATCATGCATTGCTACGCCGCTCACGTCAGGCAGGGCTTTGTTCTTCGTTGTGGGAAAATGGACCGGCTGAAAATGGTGTTCGCTACCAATCCCGCGCCATCAGACTTTTTCTGGTAGCCGGTCTTGAAACCGGACATCTTAATGAAATTACATCAACAAGCGCAGGTATTTCCGCTTTAATTGGCGAATCCGATCTATTTGCCAAATGGCAAAATGCTCTATTATCGCGTCAACACGATTATTCTTCTCGTCCTGTTTCCGCAAAACGGTCGGCAACACTGACTTTCGCATGTGACGATATAAAGAATAACTTGCAAAATATCCCTCATGTTTCAACTGCAACACGTATCTCATTCGACTCGGCGACTGGACGTGATCTTTATCGGATCGACGCAGTGAAACAGTCCGTTTTAAATCCGATGGCGGACGGCTATTTCGTAACGGCTGAAGTAGGGGGCCAGAAATGTTGCTTTTTTATTTCCCGGTTTCTCGAAAATGGCACTTTGAACGGAGATCTTTCAGTAGATTTTCTTGTCCATCGCGCTGGTGAATGTTCTGCTCCCGAAGGCCAAGTTAGTTTTCACGACAGTCTTGGCTGGCTGATTGGTAAAATCGGTGAGGGAGACAAGGTCATAAGAGATGTCGAAACCATGACACGTTTTGACCAAGCGGTTATTTCGGCTGGTGTATTAAGAGCCGCCTTGCAAAGCGGCATACAGTTTTTCCGGCGCTTCAATCCAAGACAGGTTTTGCCGCCTTTGACAGAACGGGTTTTTGCCGATTTGGCGCTCGATGTCGTCGCTTCGCAATGTCTGGTGATGAGGCTTGCTCGTGCTTTTGATAGTGCTGCATCAAATAGGGGAGAGGCGGCTTTTGCCCGTATCATGACGCCGATTGTGGCGATCCATATCAACGAATTGGTGGTTCCGGTCATCGGGGAAATTATAGCACAAATGGGCGCGCAGGCATTTATGTTTGATAGCCGGATGGCGAGAATGCTTGTTGATGCTCCAATGCGCACGATAAAGGGAAACGGCGGGAACGACATTGTGGTTGATACAATTCGTTTAGGTGAAAGGGCGCCGGGACTTTTTCAAGGGCTGCTTGACCAGATCGGTCGGGATATTGGTGCTGCCGGTCCCAAAACAGTTGAAATATTACGTGCAGCTGCGCAAGTCGCCATAAGCGACATTGGTGCCGGACGGCTATTTATCGAACAAATGGCCTATGCGGGTGCGGCTGCTGCTTTGCAACAAGCCGATATGCCCCATATCACAGCCGCCTATATTGAAAGTCGCCTTGGTGGGCAATGGCGTTCGTCTTACGGGATGTTGAGTGCGCGTCATCACGCCGGACACATATTAGATACGCTTTATCCCGCTGTTTGAGCCAAACTTTGAAGCCTGTCGAGTGCACCTTGTAAAATGAACGCGGCTGCCGCAGAATCAATTCTGTCGGCACGTTTGGCACGCGAAACATCCATTTCGAGAAGACCACGTTCCGCTGCCACTGTTGATAGCCGCTCATCCCAGAATACAAAAGAAATCGGCGTCAAACTGTTCATATTATGGACAAAAGCACGCGTTGCCTGAACGCGTGGACCACTTGTGCCATCCATGTTTTTTGGAAGGCCGATAATTGCAACGCCAATGTTTTCTTCGAGTAAAATTTTCAGAAGCTCACGAGCATCAATAGAAAATTTTTTGCGTTTCAATACTGGGCGAGGGGTGGCAAAACGCCAACCGAGATCGGATACGGCGATGCCTATTGTTTTTGTCCCCAAATCAAGGCCTATAATATTTTTGTCCTTAAGACCGAGATCAGGAATTTCAGTAATATCTATAACCGGCATTGAGGCTCGCCTTTATCAAATATCCCGCTCACATAAGCAGGTACTTGGCATTTTAGAATTTTGCGTTCAATATACGGTAAAAGATGGAACTTCCAATAAAAAACAAGGGTAGTGGCATGAAAATCACATGGCTAGGACACGCAGCCTTTCGCGTCGAAGTTGGTAAAGCGGTTATTCTTATAGATCCTTTTTTGACCGGTAATCCAGCGGCAAAAGACCTCAATATCAAAAAGGCTGTCGAAGGTGTAACCCATATAGCCCTCACTCATGGTCATAGTGATCATGTCGGAGATACAATTGCCATTGCAAAGGAAAAAAATGTACCGGTGACAGCAAATGCCGATCTTGCTGCATGGCTTCAATCGCAAGGTGTGAAAAACGTCGTTCCCGGTAATGCCGGCGGTACACAGGCTCATGACGGCTATAGCATTACTTTTGTCAATGCCATTCATTCGTCAGCAATGCTCACCGAAAACGGTGTTTCGCAATGTCTTGGCAATCCGAACGGGCTGATATTCCATTTCAACAATGCGCCGACACTCTATCATATGGGCGACACAGATATTTTTTCCGATATGCAGTTGATTAACGAATTGCATGAACCGGAAATCGGTATTGTGCCGGTTGGCGATTTCTTCACAATGGGGGGAGCTGTTGCAGCGCTCGCATGTCAACGCTATTTCCATTTCAAAACAGTGATACCTTGCCACTGGGGCACTTTTCCGGTTCTTGATCAGACGCCGGAACGTTTTGTTAGAGGCATGAAAGGAACAGAAACGACCGTTGCATTGCCAAAAGTCGGTGAGACTCTCAATTTCTGAGCGTCTTTTTTTGCTCTTGAGTGCTTCGACCTCTGTAGCTTTATTTTCATACCCCGGATCAGACGGCCGAATTTTTACTGGCGCTTTATGACAGTGAATATGCTCTAGGTGAGATCAGCACAAATGACTTTCTATTTTTCTATAAAAAACAATGCTTTACCCTATTCTGGCAATATTTCAGAAAACCGATTATCCACGTAATATTTTTTCGGAGAAACCACGATGAAAAAAAGCTTCGTAAAACTAGCTTTTTTACTTATTTTTCTAACTTATGGAACATCTGGAATGGCTCAAACAAAGGTCGTTGCTACATCATTAAACGCGCCGACAGGCATTGCATTTAACAATCAAGGTGAAATGTTAGTTACCAACTGGTCCGGAAATTCCGTCGTTAAGATAACGACAGAAGGAAAGCAACAAGTTGTTTATTCAGGCATAAGCGCTCCAGCCGGCATTGTTGTTGATCATCGCGATAATATCTATGTTGCTTCCTATCAGGATAATTATCTTTTAAAGATAGATAACATGGGTAATGCGTCAAAAATCGCAAGCGGTTTTCATACGCCTACGGGGATCGCTTGGTCAAATACAGGTGAGTTATTAGTCACCAATCGTTCATCAGGCGAAATAGTCTCCGTCAATGTTGAAACCGGTGCAAAAAAGATAGTAGCATCAAAACTTGGTTTACCCGTTGGTGTAACACAATTGCCTAATGGCGATTTGGTCGTTTCACAATATAGCGGGAATTTGACGCATATTAATGCAGAAGGCGTTCATAAGCAGCTAGGGTCCAGCTTTAATCGACCTGGCGTGGGTATTGTGACGGTTTCTGACCATTTGGTTGCTGTCATTGATAATGGTGCAGGTGCGGTTCGACTGGTGAATGTTGATACGGGGGAAACAAAACTGCTCGCTAATAATTTGGATGGGGCTGTAGCTTTAGCCTATTTCAAGGACCATTATTATGTTGGAACTTGGAATGATGGCCAAATACGTGTTTTTGATTGATATCAAATTCTTAAAAATGAGCTTCAATCTTTACCAGCAAGATCAATACAATAAGGGTAATTATCCCGTCTTGATAATTCAATCGACACTCTCATTTCTGGTGCTTTTTGCTTGGGGTATGAATGCGAGAGACACACGAGGACTAAGTCACATTTAACTTGGCAAGGTTTTGGTTCATTGTCCCTTTGCCAATTAATTGGCCTGCGCATACAGGGCGCAACTAACTCAACCCTAAACCATCAATTATTGCTTGGTTTGGAAGCTCTAGCGAGAAGAATTTGATGATGAATTCTATGCACCGAAAATAGGAATAATTCCCATTCGGAACGTTTATATTGTGCGGAAGCCATCGTCGACTTTAGGTGGAATATGTTTCTATTTTAAGACCGCGATTCCATGCTATTCGAGCGTTTTTCCTGCTCTTGATCAAACAACCGAACACTTCGTTCCTGGCATTGAAGATAGAAAAACAGTTGCAGAAACACCAAAAGTCGGTGAAACGCTCAATTTCTGAACGTCTTTTCTTGCTCTTGGAAGCTTCGACCTGTATAGCTTCATTAGAGAAAAATGTCTTTCATACGGGATTTACCTAATGTCTGTAGATATTAAAACGGTCAAACGTGTTGCCCGTCTTTCGCGTATTGCTGTGAAAGATGACGAAGCAGAGCGTATGGCAAATGAGTTGAACGCAATTTTAGGATTTGTTGAGCAGCTCGACGAAGTCAATGTAGACAATGTCGAGCCGCTAACATCCGTCATTCCTATGACTTTGCGTACACGTGAAGATGTTGTCACTGACGGAAACAAAGCATCTGACATTGTCGCCAATGCACCTTTGAGTGAAGACAATTTCTTCCTCGTTCCAAAAGTTATCGAATAGCAATTTGAATATTTATTTTTGAGGCATGATATGACCGATTTGACGAAGCTGACAATTGCCGAGGCTCGTGACGCGCTCAAGAAGGGCGAATTCAAGGCAACAGAACTGGCGGATGCGTATATTCATGCCATTGAAGCATCCAATCCCGCTATTAATGCCTATGTATCGGTAACTGCCGATCATGCGCGAAAGATGGCCAAAGCCTCTGATGAAAAAATAGCCCAAAAAAAGGCGGGTGCGCTTGAAGGTATTCCTCTTGGCGTGAAAGACCTTTACGCCACCTATGATATCCACACCCAAGCGTGTTCCCATATTCTTGACAACTTCAAACCGAAATATGAGTCGACTGTAACCAGCAATCTGTGGGCTGATGGTGCGGTTATGCTCGGAAAACTCAATATGGACGAGTTCGCAATGGGGTCGTCCAACGAAACATCCTATTATGGTCCTGTTGTCAATCCGTGGCGCGCCAAAGGTTCTAAGGAAAAACTGGTGCCCGGTGGTTCTTCCGGTGGGTCAGCTGCTGCTGTTGCTGCTCATTTGTGCGCGGGTGCAACAGCCACCGATACTGGCGGTTCCATTCGTCAACCTGCGGCATTTACCGGCACTGTCGGCATCAAGCCCACCTATGGGCGTTGCTCGCGCTGGGGGATTATTGCTTTTGCCTCCTCACTTGATCAGGCGGGCCCCATTGGCCGCGACGTGCGCGATTGCGCTATTTTGTTGAAATCTATGGCGTCCTTCGACGAGAAAGATTCAACTTCCGTCAACGTGCCTGTCCCCGACTATGAAGCGTCTATCGGAAAATCGGTCAAGGGCATGAAAATCGGTATTCCGAAGGAATATCAGGTTGACGGCATGTCGGACGAGATAACGGCACTTTGGCAAAAAGGTATAGATTGGTTGAAAGAGGCGGGGGCTGAAATCGTCAATATTTCACTTCCTCACACCAAATATGCATTGCCGGCCTATTATATTGTTGCGCCAGCAGAAGCATCATCGAACCTTGCTCGTTATGATGGTGTGCGTTACGGACTTCGGGTGCCGGGCAAAGACATTATCGAAATGTATGAAAATACCCGTTCCGAAGGTTTCGGACACGAAGTCAAACGGCGTATACTCATCGGCACCTATGTTTTGTCGGCCGGTTACTATGATGCCTATTATCTTAAGGCACAAAAAGTGCGTACACTCATCAAACAGGATTTTGATAAATGTTTTGACGCCGGCGTTGATGCCATTTTGACTCCGGCCACACCAAGTGCGGCCTTCGGAATTGCCGATAAAAAATTGAAAAACGATCCTGTAGCCATGTATCTCAATGATATTTTCACCGTTACAGTGAATATGGCGGGCCTTCCCGGAATTTCATTACCTGCCGGTTTATCAAAGGATGGTTTACCGCTAGGTTTGCAGCTCATTGGCAAGCCTTTCGGCGAGGAACAATTATTCCAGACAGCCAATATTATCGAGCAAGCGGCTGGCAAGTTTTCTCCTGAAAAATGGTGGTAATCGGTCGTTGATATCTGCCGATATCGGCATTAACTAATAATTCCTCTTAACACGGCAAAAATTTTGCCGTGTTTTTTGTTTACTCAAGCATCACTCATGGAACGATGAATTTGAGGTTCGAGGGAATAAACGAACAACCGCCGATGTTCCAAAAATGGCATTTGATTGATGTTATAAATACTGAACAATGGAACATTAAAAACACATAATATCAACAATATAAAACAATTTATTAAAAAATAACATTAACGATTTTATGTTTTCAATCAAAGGGGATGGGGACCATTTCAAGCTCGTCGAATAAGGCCCGTAAGAAAGAGTTGGTTCGGGATTTTGTCAATCGGATTCGCACGTTTTAAGGCTTGGCGGTGTTTTGGGGTCGACATGGTCTTTTTATATTTTACCGCCCGATATCATCTCCGGATATTTCACATCGAGATCAAAAAGAACGCTTTAAAAACTCTTATACATAATCGTTGACCGACTGTCTGACACGGATGAAACAAGCCGGATGACTAAAAGCGATAGATAAATTATGCCTCAACATGATCTCCGGATATTTCGCTTTGAGATCAAAACGAACGCTTTAAAAACTCTTATACATAATCGGTGACCGACTGTCTGACGCGGATGAAACAAGCCGGATGACTAAAAGCGATAGATAAATTATGCCTCAACATGATCTTCGGATATTTCACATCAGGATCAAAAAGAACGCTTTAAAAAATCATCTACACGACTCTTGGTTAGCTTTTTGATACGGATAACCAACCGGGTCACCAAAACTGTGCCTGTCAAAAACGGTGCTCGACTTCTTGAATAGTCGTGTTACAAAATTGCGAATAAAATTCGTTGGGCAAATTTATTTCAGGATAAGCTCGATAAACACCGGCAGAATTGTTACCCCCCGAGATAGGCTGCTTTCACGCGCGGGTCTTTGAGCATGGTTTTGCCTTCGCCTTCCAGAATGATTTTACCAACTTCCAGAATGTAGGCATAATTGGCGACCGATAGTGCAGCAAACGCATTCTGTTCAATAAGCAGGACTGTTTTACCCATCTCGTTGATTTTCCGGATAATAGAGAAAATTTCCTGAACAAGAATGGGTGCAAGACCCAATGACGGCTCGTCGAGCATGACAAGTTCGGGATTACTCATAAGTGCCCTTCCGACTGCGAGCATTTGCTGCTCGCCACCCGACATAGTGCCGCCCAATTGTTTCGACCGTTCTCTGAGCCTTGGGAAAAGATCAAAAATCCATTCGATATCCCGCTTGATACCGTCTTTATCCTTGCGGATATAGGCACCAAGTTCGAGATTTTCCAAAACGGTTAAATGCGGCATGATGCGCCGCCCTTCAGGGCTTAAGGCAATTCCTTTTTTTAAAATTTCCTCTGGCTGTTTTCCGAGGATATTTTCGCCCTTATAAAGGATTTCACCTGATACCGATTTGTTAAGCCCCGCGATCGAGCGAACTGTACTGCTTTTTCCGGCGCCATTTGCTCCAATCAATGTGACAATCGAGCCTGCCTTAATAGACATGGACAAGCCTTGCACGGCTTTGATTGCCCCATAATTCACATGAAGGTCGTTAATCTCAAGAATGTTCATCAACTTCTCCGCCTAGATAGGCCTCGATAACTTTCGGATCATTGCGAATTTCTTCCGGTGTACCATTTGCAATAAGAGCACCATATTCCAATACCCAAATGTGGTTGCACAGCCCCATTACAACACGCATATCGTGCTCGATTAGCAGAATAGTGAGCTTGAACTCTTCTCTTATTCGTGAAATGAAATCACGCAATTCTTCACTTTCCTGAGGATTCATACCGGCAGCCGGTTCGTCAAGAAGTAACAATTCCGGTTCGGTGGCCAAGGCCCGGGCAATTTCCAGACGTCTTTGTGCGCCATAGGGGAGTGCCGTTGCAGGCTGATTGGCGAGATCAGCAAGGTGAACGCGATCCAAAAGGTCAAGCGCTTGTTCACGAATGTGTTTTTCTTCCCTTACCGCTGACGGAATGAATAAGGCACTTGCAAACCATGGACTTTTTTGGCGCACATGTGCGCCAACCATGACATTTTGTAAAACGGTTAATCCCGTAAACAAGCGGATGTTTTGAAAGGTGCGGGCTATATGACGTTTACAGACTACATTGGGATGAAGGCCGGAGACTTTTTTCCCGTCAAACGTAATTGTGCCCGTCGTCGGGGTGTAAAAGCCTGAAATCATATTGAAAACAGTGGTCTTCCCCGCACCGTTGGGGCCAATAAGGCCGGCAATGCTGCCTCGTTCGATAGCAATGTTGATATCGTTAACAGCCGTTAGTCCGCCGAATCGCATAGTGACATGATCAAGTTTTAATATCGCGTCAGTCATCAACGGTCTCCGCTTCGGGCTTCAGAGTTTTTCTTGAAAAAGCGGTAAATACCGTTCCATGAGAATTCACGTGTTCCAAGCAAGCCGCTTCTCCAAAATAGAATAATTCCCATCAGCAATATCGAGAAAATAACCATTCTAAGTCCTGGAATTCCGGGAATATGAATGAAACCGAAATCTATGGGCTGCTCGACAATACGTAACCATTCCAGCATTACAGTAATGATAACACTACCAATAATGCTACCGGTAATAGACCCGAGACCACCGGCCACGACAATCATCAAAATATTGAAAGTCAGAAGAAAGTTGAACATTTTGGGATCGATTGTCGAAATAAGTGCAGCGGTCAGTGCACCTCCGA
Proteins encoded in this window:
- a CDS encoding dihydroorotase, translated to MTQSIVYKNARIVDPSCDKDEIGTLIVVDGIIKACGAAAQNQGTPEGAEVFDAHGKAILPGLVDARVYVGEPGNEHRETIQSASNSAAAGGVTSFVMMPDTHPVIDDVALVEFVKQTARDNACVHVYPSAAITKQLDGQEMTEFGLLKESGAIAFTDGHKTIENSLVLRRAMTYAHDFDALIIHETQDKWLTGTGVMNEGLLSSWLGLAGIPKEAEVIPLERDLRLAALTGCRYHAAELSTAMSADAIRQAKQKLDNVTAGVSINNLTLNENDIGEYRTFFRLSPPLRSEDDRHAMIEAVRDGTIDMIVSSHDPQGADTKRLPFEDAEAGAVGMETLLAAALRLYHDQSLSLLKIAALLSTNPAKILEIDAGSLKPGKAADFILVDLDEPWVLTLDMLHSRSKNTPFENARFQGHVLKTYVSGKMICQYQNS
- a CDS encoding aspartate carbamoyltransferase catalytic subunit, with the protein product MTQTTSFPIFPHRHLLGIKGLTARDLTTLIDRADANVAISRQLDKKKTSMRGRTQINLFFENSTRTQSSFELAGKRLGADVMNMAVSHSSVKKGETLIDTAMTLNAMHPDILVIRHKSGGAAALLAQKVSCSVVNAGDGAHEHPTQALLDALTIRRAKGRIDGLTVAICGDILHSRVARSNILSLNALGARVRAVAPTTLLPNEIDNMSVDVFTNMQEGIKDADVVMMLRLQRERMSGAFIPSVREYFRFFGLDKQKLGLAKKDCIVMHPGPINRGVEIASDIADGPQSVIHTQVEMGVAVRMAVIEALLDPRRSEGENQ
- a CDS encoding acyl-CoA dehydrogenase family protein, whose protein sequence is MSTLPNQNMMRKNAFLDDAVLFRFSSLLPTPLLAGFEEIGAFVASREAQDLARLANIHRPVLRRENEWGDGIQQLETHPAYHALLRRSRQAGLCSSLWENGPAENGVRYQSRAIRLFLVAGLETGHLNEITSTSAGISALIGESDLFAKWQNALLSRQHDYSSRPVSAKRSATLTFACDDIKNNLQNIPHVSTATRISFDSATGRDLYRIDAVKQSVLNPMADGYFVTAEVGGQKCCFFISRFLENGTLNGDLSVDFLVHRAGECSAPEGQVSFHDSLGWLIGKIGEGDKVIRDVETMTRFDQAVISAGVLRAALQSGIQFFRRFNPRQVLPPLTERVFADLALDVVASQCLVMRLARAFDSAASNRGEAAFARIMTPIVAIHINELVVPVIGEIIAQMGAQAFMFDSRMARMLVDAPMRTIKGNGGNDIVVDTIRLGERAPGLFQGLLDQIGRDIGAAGPKTVEILRAAAQVAISDIGAGRLFIEQMAYAGAAAALQQADMPHITAAYIESRLGGQWRSSYGMLSARHHAGHILDTLYPAV
- the ruvX gene encoding Holliday junction resolvase RuvX; translated protein: MPVIDITEIPDLGLKDKNIIGLDLGTKTIGIAVSDLGWRFATPRPVLKRKKFSIDARELLKILLEENIGVAIIGLPKNMDGTSGPRVQATRAFVHNMNSLTPISFVFWDERLSTVAAERGLLEMDVSRAKRADRIDSAAAAFILQGALDRLQSLAQTAG
- a CDS encoding metal-dependent hydrolase, encoding MKITWLGHAAFRVEVGKAVILIDPFLTGNPAAKDLNIKKAVEGVTHIALTHGHSDHVGDTIAIAKEKNVPVTANADLAAWLQSQGVKNVVPGNAGGTQAHDGYSITFVNAIHSSAMLTENGVSQCLGNPNGLIFHFNNAPTLYHMGDTDIFSDMQLINELHEPEIGIVPVGDFFTMGGAVAALACQRYFHFKTVIPCHWGTFPVLDQTPERFVRGMKGTETTVALPKVGETLNF
- the gatC gene encoding Asp-tRNA(Asn)/Glu-tRNA(Gln) amidotransferase subunit GatC, producing MSVDIKTVKRVARLSRIAVKDDEAERMANELNAILGFVEQLDEVNVDNVEPLTSVIPMTLRTREDVVTDGNKASDIVANAPLSEDNFFLVPKVIE
- the gatA gene encoding Asp-tRNA(Asn)/Glu-tRNA(Gln) amidotransferase subunit GatA; translation: MTDLTKLTIAEARDALKKGEFKATELADAYIHAIEASNPAINAYVSVTADHARKMAKASDEKIAQKKAGALEGIPLGVKDLYATYDIHTQACSHILDNFKPKYESTVTSNLWADGAVMLGKLNMDEFAMGSSNETSYYGPVVNPWRAKGSKEKLVPGGSSGGSAAAVAAHLCAGATATDTGGSIRQPAAFTGTVGIKPTYGRCSRWGIIAFASSLDQAGPIGRDVRDCAILLKSMASFDEKDSTSVNVPVPDYEASIGKSVKGMKIGIPKEYQVDGMSDEITALWQKGIDWLKEAGAEIVNISLPHTKYALPAYYIVAPAEASSNLARYDGVRYGLRVPGKDIIEMYENTRSEGFGHEVKRRILIGTYVLSAGYYDAYYLKAQKVRTLIKQDFDKCFDAGVDAILTPATPSAAFGIADKKLKNDPVAMYLNDIFTVTVNMAGLPGISLPAGLSKDGLPLGLQLIGKPFGEEQLFQTANIIEQAAGKFSPEKWW
- a CDS encoding ABC transporter ATP-binding protein, translated to MNILEINDLHVNYGAIKAVQGLSMSIKAGSIVTLIGANGAGKSSTVRSIAGLNKSVSGEILYKGENILGKQPEEILKKGIALSPEGRRIMPHLTVLENLELGAYIRKDKDGIKRDIEWIFDLFPRLRERSKQLGGTMSGGEQQMLAVGRALMSNPELVMLDEPSLGLAPILVQEIFSIIRKINEMGKTVLLIEQNAFAALSVANYAYILEVGKIILEGEGKTMLKDPRVKAAYLGG
- a CDS encoding ABC transporter ATP-binding protein is translated as MTDAILKLDHVTMRFGGLTAVNDINIAIERGSIAGLIGPNGAGKTTVFNMISGFYTPTTGTITFDGKKVSGLHPNVVCKRHIARTFQNIRLFTGLTVLQNVMVGAHVRQKSPWFASALFIPSAVREEKHIREQALDLLDRVHLADLANQPATALPYGAQRRLEIARALATEPELLLLDEPAAGMNPQESEELRDFISRIREEFKLTILLIEHDMRVVMGLCNHIWVLEYGALIANGTPEEIRNDPKVIEAYLGGEVDEHS